One genomic region from Sphingobacterium multivorum encodes:
- a CDS encoding helix-turn-helix transcriptional regulator has product MALNKLALIRYKTIDHCLRLRHRKWTLEDLMEKVSDALYEFEGIKNGISKRTIQGDIQLMRSNKLGYNAPIVVLHRKFYTYEDPNYSISNSPISVGDMQKMKEAVEVLKHVSGFSSFDEMSDIVARLEDSIHTKKDNSPSIIQMESNNLLKGLSFISMLHQAIREKTPLLISYQSFKATQQQDLVFSPYLLKEYRNRWFLIGQHKKNEGLMTLALDRINAIEEMGKNSYKEYTGVDFERYFSDTIGVTKTQKDRGHRVILQVNAKNAPYVATKPLHSSQQVLDKKEDGSILIRIDVVLNFELEREILGFGEAIKVLSPRNLQTRIKLRLAAAAQLYAEKAVDKALNSRNE; this is encoded by the coding sequence ATGGCACTCAATAAACTAGCTCTCATACGTTATAAAACGATTGACCATTGCCTTCGCTTGCGACATCGTAAATGGACCTTGGAAGATCTTATGGAAAAGGTTTCCGATGCACTCTATGAATTTGAAGGAATCAAAAATGGGATAAGTAAACGCACCATACAAGGTGATATTCAGCTCATGCGTAGCAATAAGCTCGGCTACAATGCGCCTATTGTCGTGTTGCACCGAAAATTCTACACCTATGAAGATCCCAACTATAGCATTAGCAATTCACCGATTTCCGTCGGTGACATGCAAAAAATGAAGGAGGCAGTAGAGGTACTTAAGCATGTGAGCGGTTTCTCCAGCTTTGATGAAATGAGCGATATTGTTGCACGGCTTGAAGATAGCATCCATACCAAAAAGGACAATTCACCCTCTATTATACAAATGGAAAGCAACAATCTGCTAAAAGGTCTTTCTTTTATCAGCATGCTCCATCAAGCCATTCGGGAAAAAACACCACTCCTGATCAGCTATCAATCGTTCAAAGCAACACAACAGCAGGATCTGGTCTTCTCCCCATATCTCTTAAAAGAATATCGGAATCGATGGTTTCTAATTGGTCAGCATAAAAAGAATGAAGGATTAATGACGCTGGCGCTTGATCGGATCAATGCCATCGAGGAAATGGGCAAAAATTCATACAAGGAGTATACAGGGGTCGATTTCGAACGTTACTTTTCGGATACCATAGGTGTAACGAAGACACAAAAAGACCGCGGCCACCGGGTGATATTGCAAGTCAATGCAAAAAATGCACCTTATGTAGCAACAAAACCCTTGCATTCTTCACAGCAGGTTTTAGACAAAAAGGAGGATGGCTCCATCTTAATTCGCATCGATGTCGTACTTAATTTTGAATTGGAAAGAGAAATTTTAGGATTCGGCGAAGCTATTAAAGTACTCTCGCCAAGAAATTTACAAACGAGAATAAAACTACGCTTGGCTGCTGCTGCACAACTCTATGCTGAGAAAGCTGTTGATAAGGCGTTAAATTCACGAAATGAATAA
- a CDS encoding sigma-54-dependent transcriptional regulator yields MSTILIIDDERAIRSSLRDILEYEDYTILDVDNGRDGLDILKKEKIDLVLCDIKMNTMDGMEVLAEAHQSSPDIPFIMISGHGTIETAVEAAKKGAFDFLEKPLDLNRLLITVRNALDKSSLVTETKVLKRKVSSSKTKDILGESGAIKRIKETIDRVAPTEARVLITGANGSGKELVARWLHEKSNRAQGPLIEVNCAAIPSELIESELFGHEKGSFTSAIKQRIGKFEQASGGTLFLDEIGDMSLSAQAKVLRALQEHKITRVGGDKEIDVNVRVVAATNKDLLKEIEEGNFRMDLYHRLSVILIHVPALIDRVDDIPLLSTNFCEEICMEYGIPVKEITAAAMRELSHLPWTGNIRELRNMIERLIILSDRSITDKDVVAFANPSREPVNGIAHEKGATNYGLDMDSFDSFQDYKDHAEKEFIKYKLEKNNWNVSKTADDLDIQRSHLYSKIEKFGLKRD; encoded by the coding sequence ATGAGTACAATTTTAATCATTGATGATGAGCGCGCCATCAGAAGTTCGTTGCGTGATATCTTGGAATATGAAGATTATACGATTTTAGATGTCGACAATGGCCGGGATGGATTAGATATTTTAAAAAAGGAAAAAATAGATCTTGTGCTCTGTGATATCAAGATGAATACGATGGATGGGATGGAAGTTTTGGCGGAAGCACATCAAAGCAGCCCGGACATCCCTTTTATTATGATTTCTGGACATGGTACGATTGAAACAGCTGTTGAAGCAGCGAAAAAAGGAGCATTTGACTTTTTAGAAAAACCGCTGGACCTGAACAGATTATTGATCACAGTACGGAATGCACTGGATAAAAGCTCCCTTGTCACCGAAACCAAGGTACTGAAACGGAAAGTTAGCAGTTCGAAAACAAAAGATATATTGGGTGAGTCTGGGGCAATCAAACGTATTAAAGAGACAATTGATCGCGTAGCTCCAACGGAAGCCCGTGTATTGATTACCGGAGCAAATGGTTCTGGAAAGGAGCTTGTAGCACGTTGGCTGCATGAGAAATCGAATCGCGCGCAGGGACCCCTTATTGAAGTGAACTGTGCTGCGATACCTTCCGAATTAATTGAATCTGAATTATTCGGACATGAAAAAGGATCCTTTACATCCGCGATTAAACAGCGTATCGGAAAATTTGAACAAGCGAGTGGCGGAACATTGTTCTTGGATGAGATCGGAGACATGAGTCTATCCGCTCAAGCTAAAGTGTTACGGGCGTTACAGGAACATAAAATCACCAGAGTGGGGGGCGACAAAGAAATTGACGTCAATGTCAGGGTAGTCGCTGCGACCAATAAAGATCTCTTGAAGGAAATTGAAGAAGGTAATTTTAGAATGGACTTGTATCACCGCCTGTCGGTAATCTTGATTCATGTGCCTGCTTTGATCGACCGTGTGGATGATATTCCCCTGCTTTCAACAAATTTTTGTGAAGAAATCTGTATGGAATACGGGATACCTGTAAAGGAAATTACGGCTGCTGCCATGCGGGAATTGAGCCATCTTCCTTGGACAGGTAATATTCGGGAATTGCGCAATATGATTGAACGGTTAATTATTTTGAGTGATCGATCTATCACAGATAAAGATGTTGTCGCATTTGCTAATCCTTCTCGTGAACCGGTAAACGGTATAGCCCATGAAAAAGGCGCAACGAATTACGGATTAGATATGGACTCCTTTGATTCGTTTCAAGATTATAAAGATCATGCGGAGAAAGAATTTATAAAATATAAATTGGAAAAAAATAATTGGAACGTCTCCAAGACGGCCGATGATCTTGATATTCAACGTAGCCACCTGTATAGTAAAATAGAGAAGTTTGGTCTAAAAAGAGATTAA
- a CDS encoding HAD family hydrolase, giving the protein MTEYAAIFDMDGVISHTNPFHAEAFRAFFKNHNVQQATEEEFEQHMYGKHNSYIMQHFFQRPISPEELRTLEFEKEQLFRVIYKEHVAPIKGLIEFLTELKNNGFKLAVATSAPQENMDLILDELNIRQLFSSTLSSEDVKLHKPHPEVYLKSAENLQIPVDRCIVFEDSFSGITAAKNAEMKVVAVLSTHKKEELPVSDDYINNYTEISVANVKAILKTQEL; this is encoded by the coding sequence ATGACAGAATACGCAGCGATATTTGACATGGACGGTGTTATCAGCCACACCAACCCTTTCCATGCGGAAGCTTTTAGAGCTTTTTTTAAAAACCACAATGTACAACAGGCGACAGAAGAGGAATTTGAGCAGCATATGTATGGTAAGCATAATAGTTACATTATGCAACATTTCTTTCAACGTCCGATATCCCCTGAGGAACTGCGGACCCTTGAATTTGAAAAAGAGCAGCTTTTTAGAGTGATTTATAAAGAACACGTTGCCCCTATAAAGGGCTTAATTGAGTTTCTAACGGAATTAAAAAATAACGGTTTTAAGCTTGCTGTGGCGACTTCTGCTCCCCAAGAGAATATGGATTTAATTCTGGACGAATTGAATATACGCCAACTCTTCTCTTCCACACTGAGCAGCGAAGATGTAAAACTACATAAGCCACATCCTGAGGTTTACCTAAAATCTGCAGAAAACCTGCAAATTCCTGTTGACCGCTGTATTGTTTTTGAAGACTCTTTTTCTGGTATTACCGCAGCGAAAAATGCCGAAATGAAAGTTGTTGCTGTACTTTCAACACATAAAAAAGAAGAATTGCCTGTAAGTGATGATTATATAAATAATTATACAGAAATATCAGTTGCCAATGTAAAGGCCATTTTAAAAACACAAGAATTATAA
- a CDS encoding NAD(P)/FAD-dependent oxidoreductase — MLYDAIIIGGGACGLMCAAQAGLIGKKTLVLERNDKVGAKILISGGGRCNYTNIGSSPANFISENPDFLHGIFKQWTVDDTITFFEQYGIVGHEKTLGQLFPETNKAKDIVAVFSKILYETGQDIALNTLVKSVEKDDNGFLVTVENAKGESRYHAHKVVVSSGGLPVQKLGASDFGLRLAKQFGLNVVGTAPALVPLTITGKDADWYSSLAGNSVFSKVSVAGMSFEENILFTHWGLSGPAILQISSYWRPGQEITIDLLPNFNLDNLIKQERQYGGKRLVSQLLNDYFSRKLVDALGKFLTLDTKIASLSKADAKLIVDTIHRFKVKPAGDKGYDKAEVMRGGVSTEELHPKTLMSKKVKGLYFGGETVDITGWLGGYNFQWAWASGYAIAQDI; from the coding sequence ATACTATACGATGCCATCATTATTGGGGGTGGAGCCTGTGGTTTGATGTGTGCAGCCCAAGCAGGGCTAATTGGGAAGAAGACCTTGGTCCTTGAACGAAACGATAAGGTCGGCGCGAAAATCTTGATTTCCGGAGGTGGGCGCTGTAATTATACAAATATTGGTAGCAGTCCCGCTAATTTTATTTCCGAAAATCCAGATTTTTTACATGGTATATTCAAACAATGGACCGTGGACGATACCATTACATTTTTTGAACAATATGGTATTGTGGGGCATGAAAAAACACTGGGGCAGTTGTTTCCAGAGACTAATAAAGCAAAAGATATCGTTGCTGTATTTTCAAAAATTTTATATGAGACAGGGCAGGATATAGCCTTGAATACCTTGGTTAAATCTGTAGAAAAAGACGATAATGGCTTTTTGGTAACAGTAGAAAATGCAAAAGGTGAGTCTCGATACCATGCCCATAAAGTTGTTGTTTCTTCCGGTGGGCTTCCGGTCCAAAAACTTGGTGCTTCAGACTTTGGATTACGTCTAGCCAAACAATTTGGCTTGAATGTAGTTGGTACAGCGCCTGCATTAGTCCCTTTGACGATAACTGGAAAAGATGCAGATTGGTATAGTTCTTTGGCTGGAAATTCGGTGTTCTCGAAAGTGTCTGTTGCCGGAATGTCTTTTGAAGAGAATATTCTCTTTACGCACTGGGGGTTAAGCGGACCTGCAATTCTTCAAATATCAAGTTATTGGCGGCCTGGACAGGAGATTACGATTGATCTCTTGCCTAATTTTAATTTAGATAACCTGATTAAACAGGAGCGACAATACGGCGGAAAGCGACTTGTTTCACAATTGCTAAACGATTATTTCAGCAGGAAATTGGTCGATGCCCTTGGAAAATTTCTAACGTTGGATACCAAAATTGCTTCCCTTAGTAAAGCTGACGCGAAATTGATTGTCGATACGATCCATCGCTTCAAGGTAAAACCTGCGGGAGATAAGGGGTATGATAAAGCCGAGGTCATGCGTGGAGGAGTATCAACGGAAGAACTTCACCCCAAGACCTTAATGTCCAAAAAAGTGAAAGGCCTTTATTTCGGAGGGGAAACTGTTGATATTACGGGGTGGCTTGGCGGCTATAATTTCCAATGGGCTTGGGCTAGTGGTTATGCCATCGCCCAAGACATTTAG